In one Desulfallas thermosapovorans DSM 6562 genomic region, the following are encoded:
- a CDS encoding transposase produces the protein MQRKRYPKEFKEQLIQEAAETGNVGQVAKRHEISPKTLYRWISDSKHKAWEYTSSGAKKTAVYVPSPQEF, from the coding sequence ATGCAGCGCAAAAGATACCCTAAAGAATTTAAAGAACAATTAATTCAGGAAGCAGCGGAAACCGGCAATGTTGGACAAGTAGCTAAACGCCATGAAATAAGCCCCAAAACCCTTTACCGCTGGATTAGTGATTCAAAACACAAAGCGTGGGAGTATACAAGCAGCGGTGCAAAGAAAACAGCAGTTTACGTACCCTCACCTCAAGAGTTTA
- a CDS encoding GGDEF domain-containing protein, whose product MAECLSILMIDIDFFKKINDTYGHLTGDQVIKDIAMACKKRIRKTDIIGRYGGEEFAVLLPAADINNAKSIAEHIYIAP is encoded by the coding sequence TTGGCCGAATGTCTATCAATTTTAATGATCGATATTGACTTTTTTAAAAAAATCAACGACACTTATGGTCATTTGACTGGCGATCAAGTTATAAAGGATATTGCAATGGCTTGTAAAAAAAGAATACGTAAAACGGACATTATTGGACGTTACGGCGGTGAGGAATTTGCTGTTTTGTTACCTGCTGCGGATATAAACAATGCAAAAAGTATAGCTGAACATATCTATATAGCCCCTTAA
- a CDS encoding polysaccharide deacetylase family protein: protein MSSTSLRVMSGIMFLLGVCFCVFYYPTYAHPPSSLHGEYAGADTDQQKNEPLKSPPAANQGTNESGQSQWQSGDKNGAPESFSSPGTEQSVVPVQKEPTEVAPETPENITNPSDSITPQTPAPPAVPASNTGNQLIKRVDSVHNMVAITFDDGPFPQMTEQYLAVLDKLNVRATFFMVGQRIKYYPELARRVAEQGNEIGSHSWQHARLDELTAEAIAEDMRLVANEVQAAVGQAVSLLRPPYGARSDVLLATAEQHGYKVIIWDVDPRDWEDPPPDQIVASVLGQVKPGSIIVMHEGHVNTLQALPVIIQKLRERGLEPVTVSEMLSRDITQSDSSLANEGN, encoded by the coding sequence ATGTCATCCACTTCTTTACGTGTTATGTCCGGGATAATGTTTTTATTGGGTGTTTGTTTCTGTGTATTCTATTATCCCACTTATGCCCACCCCCCATCCAGCTTGCATGGGGAATATGCCGGGGCGGATACAGACCAGCAAAAAAATGAGCCGCTTAAAAGCCCGCCGGCTGCAAACCAGGGAACAAATGAGTCCGGGCAATCACAATGGCAGTCCGGTGATAAAAACGGTGCCCCAGAAAGTTTCTCATCTCCCGGTACCGAACAAAGTGTAGTCCCGGTACAAAAGGAACCAACAGAAGTCGCCCCTGAAACCCCGGAAAACATAACCAACCCCAGTGACAGCATTACCCCGCAAACGCCTGCACCGCCGGCAGTACCGGCATCCAATACAGGCAACCAGTTAATTAAAAGAGTGGACAGTGTCCATAATATGGTAGCCATAACCTTCGACGACGGTCCATTTCCCCAAATGACCGAACAGTACCTGGCAGTATTGGACAAGCTCAATGTCCGGGCTACTTTCTTCATGGTTGGCCAGCGTATTAAATACTATCCCGAACTGGCCCGCCGGGTGGCGGAACAGGGTAATGAAATAGGCAGTCATTCCTGGCAGCATGCCCGGTTGGACGAGTTAACAGCCGAAGCCATCGCTGAAGACATGCGCCTTGTGGCTAACGAGGTACAGGCCGCAGTGGGACAGGCGGTAAGCCTGCTGCGCCCCCCATATGGCGCACGCAGTGATGTCCTGCTGGCAACCGCAGAGCAGCACGGCTACAAAGTGATCATCTGGGATGTAGATCCCAGGGACTGGGAGGATCCCCCTCCGGACCAAATTGTGGCCAGCGTACTGGGGCAAGTTAAGCCGGGCTCCATCATTGTAATGCATGAAGGTCACGTGAACACACTGCAGGCTTTACCGGTAATAATCCAAAAACTCCGGGAACGCGGTCTAGAACCGGTGACTGTCTCTGAAATGCTCAGCCGAGATATTACTCAGTCCGATAGCAGCTTGGCCAACGAAGGCAATTAA